A segment of the Poseidonibacter antarcticus genome:
TTTTTACAATATATGATAAAACCCACTTTAGATTATTTTTAATATTTGCTTTTACTTTTATTGCACCATTTGGTTTTAATTGGATGAAGTTTGAATTATTATTTATAGATTCTTATTTTGGTACTTCAAAAGAAGATTTTGCATTAATTTTAATTTCACTATATATGCTAATAAAATTAAAGAAAATGAAATTTTTATCAATCTTACCTCTATTTTTTGCACTCAATTTGCAAATTAATAATTCTAATAGTAATCCAAATGCAAGAATTTCAATGCCACAATTAAATATAGACCAAGATTTAAAATGGGAAAAGAATTATAGAAATACTATATATGAAAAGAATTTTGAGAAGATAAATACTGCAATTTCTAATAGAAAAGATTTAATAATCTTACCTGAAACAGCTTTCCCTACAGTATTAAATAGAAAAGATTTAATACTAAATAGATTAAAAGATAAATCATATAAAATTGATATTATTACAGGTTCTATATATTTAGAAAATAATCAATTTTTTAATGCTACATATTATATTTCAAAAGGTAATGTACAAATTGCTAAAAAACTAGTTTTAGTTCCCTTTGGTGAGGAAATACCACTTCCAAAATTCTTTGTAACTTTAATAAATGATATTTTTTATGATGGTGCACAAGATTATTCAAAAGCTTTAAAACCAAGTGATTTTGA
Coding sequences within it:
- a CDS encoding apolipoprotein N-acyltransferase; the protein is MFLLKRDNFNKNFIIKGLATAILSSAFIYLSYFNIEYRLINTILGLAGLYFLLTIPRKAMFYAGFFIGILWFYWMVLSLKYYELIYLTPILLLAIGLVYGLIFLFFTIYDKTHFRLFLIFAFTFIAPFGFNWMKFELLFIDSYFGTSKEDFALILISLYMLIKLKKMKFLSILPLFFALNLQINNSNSNPNARISMPQLNIDQDLKWEKNYRNTIYEKNFEKINTAISNRKDLIILPETAFPTVLNRKDLILNRLKDKSYKIDIITGSIYLENNQFFNATYYISKGNVQIAKKLVLVPFGEEIPLPKFFVTLINDIFYDGAQDYSKALKPSDFEIKGQKFRNAICYEATTDKIFENIGDIKYMIATSNNAWFTPSIEPTLQKLLLKYYAKKYNVTIFHVVNGSENTIIRP